The following proteins are co-located in the Vigna angularis cultivar LongXiaoDou No.4 chromosome 2, ASM1680809v1, whole genome shotgun sequence genome:
- the LOC108328617 gene encoding F-box/LRR-repeat protein At3g48880, whose product MENMESTVGNEQKMNNGLIHDILVKIFLCLNVVDVAVASLVCKSWNNACRDPSLWNKIDLSRLRSYCFNIPFNKVGAYRYSSLKMTQFLKHLLDLSNGNTTYIIFNFYVYLTNEQFIMVAQRTPNLKRVVLPETGDFSKAGVDTVLSLWRGLESITITSAVSSYYMILALGRHCNNITELKFSEGNFEEKHAVALTKYTPKLKILSIRNLATSLKALLCVLNFLEDLEKLNICNSLIMDTSYPHIAFVEDSDLENILPTSSMEKLIYCERGTCLRCMNGRDTTRSRQPDGPLEDIWGEDEIASLVHLPQPSEAERFATRHVRVLPFMKRMMYNSN is encoded by the exons ATGGAGAATATGGAATCAACTGTTGGAAATGAGCAGAAAATGAATAACGGTCTGATACATGATATTCttgtaaaaatctttttatgcCTCAACGTCGTGGATGTTGCAGTTGCCTCCCTAGTTTGCAAATCTTGGAATAATGCTTGTCGTGACCCATCTCTCTGGAACAAGATTGATCTCTCCAGACTCCGTTCTTACTGCTTCAACATACCATTCAATAAAGTTGGAGCTTACAGATACTCAAGTTTGAAGATGACTCAattcttgaaacatcttcttgaTCTGAGTAATGGAAATACCACCTacattatattcaatttttatgtttaCTTAACCAATGAACAGTTCATCATGGTGGCACAAAG GACGCCAAACCTGAAACGAGTTGTTCTACCAGAGACGGGTGATTTCTCAAAAGCAGGAGTGGATACCGTACTGAGCTTATGGAGAGGTCTTGAATCCATTACCATTACTTCCGCTGTGTCGAGTTATTACATGATCCTAGCTCTTGGAAGACACTGCAACAACATCACTGAGCTGAAATTTTCTGAGGGCAACTTTGAAGAAAAACATGCTGTGGCCTTGACTAAATACACCCCGAAGTTGAAGATATTGAGCATTCGGAATTTAGCAACGAGCTTGAAGGCATTGTTGTGTGTGCTGAATTTCTTGGAAGATTTGGAAAAGTTGAACATATGCAACAGTTTGATTATGGACACATCATATCCTCACATAGCATTTGTAGAGGATAGTGATCTAGAGAACATTTTGCCCACATCGAGTATGGAAAAGCTTATATACTGTGAAAGAGGAACGTGCTTGAGGTGCATGAATGGTAGAGACACTACTCGAAGCAGACAACCAGATGGACCCCTTGAAGATATATGGGGAGAGGATGAGATAGCATCTCTTGTACATTTGCCTCAACCTTCTGAGGCTGAAAGGTTTGCTACCAGACATGTAAGAGTGCTACCGTTCATGAAAAGAATGATGTACAACTCAAATTGA
- the LOC108327247 gene encoding uncharacterized protein LOC108327247 has product MAFSNSTTDYLSNPANPLFLHPGENPALLLVTPPLSDNNYQQWRHDMLVAPETKNKEKFVLGTIPCPPADDVLHEAWKRCNKMVISWLTRSMTLPIKQSVMWMESAYEIWIDLLQRFSHGDKFRIADLQEAIHSCKQGESTVSQYYTRLQIIWKELSLYQTILVCTCPSPCNCGLLIKIQQDRNDDSVIKFLRGLNDEFSSVRSQIMLMEPMPNLPKTFSLILQQEREFHNSSSQTPQDSMANFNSYDPQHKPYKIDRSGIFSGRGRGRTTKFGGRSKYCDHCKRTNHTSDNCWIKYGLPQGYKPVIKPHLAISNSSANMTNGDSHTSTDTSNDDSSADQTQPQYTFSQDQYNAILGLLKQSQSPTTREASVNQCTPQSSDGYLPDDWSS; this is encoded by the exons ATGGCTTTCTCCAATTCTACCACCGATTATCTTTCCAATCCTGCTAATCCTCTGTTTCTGCATCCCGGTGAGAATCCCGCGCTTCTTCTTGTTACTCCTCCTCTTTCTGACAATAACTATCAACAATGGCGCCATGATATGCTCGTTGCTCCGGAAaccaagaataaagaaaaattcgTTCTTGGCACCATTCCTTGTCCTCCTGCTGATGATGTTCTTCACGAAGCCTGGAAACGTTGTAACAAGATGGTGATTTCCTGGCTGACACGATCCATGACGCTTCCCATTAAACAATCTGTTATGTGGATGGAATCTGCCTATGAGATTTGGATTGATCTTCTTCAACGTTTTTCTCATGGTGATAAGTTTCGTATTGCTGATCTTCAAGAAGCCATTCATTCTTGCAAACAAGGTGAGTCCACTGTATCTCAGTATTATACTCGCCTTCAAATAATTTGGAAAGAGCTTTCTCTATATCAGACCATTCTTGTATGTACCTGCCCTTCTCCTTGCAATTGTGGATTATTAATCAAGATTCAACAAGACCGCAATGATGATTCTGTAATCAAGTTTCTCCGTGGGTTAAACGATGAATTCTCTTCTGTACGTTCCCAAATTATGCTAATGGAACCCATGCCGAATCTTCccaaaactttttctttgatCCTTCAACAAGAACGTGAATTTCATAATTCGTCCTCACAAACTCCGCAAGATTCTATGGCCAATTTCAATTCTTACGATCCTCAACACAAGCCTTATAAGATCGATCGTTCTGGTATTTTTTCTGGTCGTGGACGAGGACGCACCACTAAATTTGGTGGTCGTTCTAAATAttgtgatcattgcaaaagaactAATCATACTTCTGATAATTGCTGGATCAAATATGGCCTTCCTCAAGGTTATAAACCTGTCATCAAACCTCATTTAGCTATCTCCAATTCTTCTGCCAACATGACCAATGGTGATTCACACACCTCCACTGATACTTCTAATGATGATTCTTCTGCTGATCAAACTCAACCTCAATACACTTTTTCTCAAGATCAGTATAACGCCATTCTTGGTTTATTGAAGCAATCTCAATCTCCTACTACTAGGGAGGCCAGTGTTAATCAATGTACTCCACAGTCATCAG ATGGATACTTACCAGACGATTGGAGTAGCTAA
- the LOC108328387 gene encoding subtilisin-like protease SBT4.14, with amino-acid sequence MLLLNMLLLKSHTKSLFLLCLQLLLILASSASVNGVEQKNFYIVFLGAHTQSRGNTLETYLNVLSSVKGSYLEAKESMVHSYSRNFNAFAAKLSEDEAKKLSAMDEVLLVFQNQYRQLHTTRSWNFIGLPPTAKRRLKVESDIIVGVIDTGITPESKSFKDNGFGPPPARWKGSCGHYANFSGCNKKLIGAKYFKADGNPDPSDILSPVDTDGHGTHTASTVAGNLIPNANLFGLANGTARGAVPSARLAIYKVCWSLSGCADMDLLAAFDAAVHDGVDVISISIGGGNPSYVQDSISIGAFHAMRKGIITVASAGNAGPSLGTVTNTAPWIVTVAASGIDRAFKSTVQLGNGKNFSGVGVSCFDPKGKQYPLVNGIDAAKDPKDKEDASFCYEGTLQPNKVKEKLVYCKLGAWGTDSVVKGIGGIGTLIESDQFPDVAQIFMAPATIVNSVQGDTVTKYIQSTRSPSAMIYKSHEVQVRAPFTATFSSRGPNSVSQNVLKPDVAAPGIDILASYTLKKSLTGLKGDTQFSEFILMSGTSMACPHVSGVAAYVKSFHPHWTPAAIRSAIITTAKPMSKRVNSEAEFAYGAGQLNPTRAVSPGLVYDMDDLGYIQFLCHEGYKGSSLSPLVGSPVNCSSLLPGLGHDAINYPTMQLSLESSKDTKVGVFRRTVTNVGPAPTIYNATIVSPKGVEIIVKPTSLTFSETKKKRSFKVVVKVKSIGSNKIVSGSLIWRSPRYIVRSPIVINIP; translated from the exons ATGTTGCTACTAAATATGTTGTTGCTAAAGAGCCATACAAAATCCCTTTTTCTACTCTGCCTTCAATTATTGCTAATCTTAGCAAGCAGTGCTTCAGTTAATGGAGTTGAGCAGAAG AACTTTTACATTGTTTTCTTGGGAGCTCATACACAGAGCAGAGGAAATACACTTGAGACCTATTTAAATGTTCTATCTTCTGTGAAGGGAAG CTACCTTGAAGCCAAAGAATCTATGGTGCATAGTTACTCAAGGAACTTCAATGCATTTGCTGCAAAACTGTCAGAAGATGAAGCCAAGAAGTTATCTG CCATGGATGAAGTGCTTTTAGTGTTTCAAAATCAGTACCGTCAGCTACACACAACAAGATCATGGAACTTCATTGGGTTACCTCCAACAGCCAAAAGAAGATTGAAAGTAGAAAGTGACATAATTGTTGGTGTTATAGACACAG GGATCACACCTGAGTCTAAAAGCTTCAAGGACAATGGATTTGGTCCTCCACCAGCAAGATGGAAAGGATCTTGTGGCCATTATGCTAATTTCTCAGGCTGCAATAA AAAGCTCATAGGAGCCAAGTACTTCAAGGCTGATGGAAACCCTGATCCATCAGACATATTATCTCCTGTGGATACTGATGGACACGGCACTCACACTGCATCAACAGTTGCAGGAAATCTGATCCCAAATGCAAATCTCTTTGGGTTGGCCAATGGGACTGCTCGAGGTGCAGTGCCATCGGCAAGATTGGCAATTTACAAAGTTTGCTGGTCATTAAGTGGATGTGCAGACATGGACTTACTTGCTGCATTTGATGCTGCTGTACATGATGGTGTGGATGTCATATCTATTTCCATAGGTGGAGGAAATCCTAGTTATGTTCAAGACTCTATATCAATTGGTGCATTTCATGCCATGAGAAAAGGTATAATCACAGTGGCCTCAGCTGGAAATGCTGGTCCAAGCTTGGGAACTGTAACAAATACTGCACCATGGATTGTAACTGTAGCAGCAAGTGGCATTGATAGGGCCTTCAAGAGCACTGTACAGTTGGGTAATGGAAAGAATTTTTCT GGGGTAGGTGTGAGTTGTTTTGATCCAAAAGGAAAACAGTATCCTCTTGTCAATGGGATTGATGCAGCCAAAGATCCAAAAGACAAGGAGGACGCTAG TTTCTGCTATGAAGGCACCTTACAGCCAAATAAAGTGAAGGAAAAGCTTGTTTACTGCAAATTAGGAGCATGGGGCACTGACTCTGTTGTTAAAGGAATTGGGGGCATTGGTACTCTAATAGAAAGTGACCAATTTCCTGATGTTGCTCAAATTTTCATGGCACCTGCTACCATTGTGAATAGTGTACAAGGGGACACTgttacaaaatatatacaatCCACAag ATCACCATCAGCAATGATATACAAAAGCCACGAGGTGCAAGTGCGAGCTCCATTTACTGCTACATTTTCATCTAGAGGCCCAAATTCAGTATCCCAAAATGTTCTCAAG CCTGATGTTGCAGCTCCTGGCATTGACATCTTGGCATCTTATACTCTCAAAAAGTCACTCACTGGTTTAAAGGGGGACACTCAATTTTCAGAATTTATTCTAATGTCTGGAACTTCCATGGCATGTCCTCATGTTTCTGGAGTTGCTGCATATGTTAAGTCATTTCACCCACATTGGACTCCTGCTGCAATTAGGTCTGCTATTATCACAACAG CCAAACCAATGAGCAAGAGAGTTAACAGTGAGGCAGAATTTGCTTATGGGGCTGGTCAATTGAACCCAACAAGAGCTGTTAGCCCTGGTTTGGTCTATGACATGGATGACTTAGGGTATATCCAGTTCTTATGCCATGAGGGGTACAAAGGTTCCAGTTTATCACCTTTAGTTGGTTCACCAGTAAATTGCTCCTCTTTGCTTCCTGGGCTTGGCCATGATGCTATCAACTACCCCACAATGCAGTTGAGCCTTGAAAGCAGCAAAGACACAAAAGTAGGAGTTTTCAGAAGAACAGTGACCAATGTAGGTCCTGCTCCAACCATCTACAATGCCACCATCGTTTCACCTAAGGGAGTGGAAATCATAGTGAAGCCAACTAGCCTCACTTTTTCTGAAACCAAGAAGAAGAGGAGCTTCAAAGTAGTTGTGAAAGTCAAATCTATTGGAAGTAATAAAATTGTATCTGGTTCCCTTATATGGAGAAGCCCACGTTACATTGTAAGGAGCCCTATTGTTATCAACATTCCATAA